Genomic DNA from Haloplanus sp. HW8-1:
CGACGGGAGCGCCCCGGATCAGGTCGGCGCGGTCGCGGAGATGTACGACGGCAAGACCGTCGACGTCTCCCAGGAGTCGGTGACGGTCGAGATCACGGGCAGCGAGCAGAAGATCGACGCCGCCATCGAGACGTTCGGGCGGTTCGGCATCCACGAGATCGTCCGGACCGGCACCGCGGCGCTCGAACGCGGCACACGCAGGACGACATAACCATGAGCGAAACCGAATTCACCGTCCCAGTGTACTACGACGACGACGCGAACCGCGACGCAATCGACGGCAAGACCGTGGCCGTTCTCGGCTACGGCAGTCAGGGGCACGCCCACGCCCAGAACCTCTCGGACAGCGGGGTCGACGTGGTCGTCGGCCTCCGGAAGTCCTCGGACTCGTGGGCACAGGCAGAGAACGACGGCCTGCGCGTGGCGACGCCGGACGACGCCGCCGCCGAGGCGGACATCGTCTCCATGCTCGTCCCCGACACCGTCCAGCCGGCGGTGTTCGAGGCCATCAGCGACGGGATGGAGACCGGCGACACCCTCCAGTTCGCCCACGGCTTCAACATCCACTACAATCAGATCCAGCCGCCCGAGGGCGTCGACGTGACGATGATCGCCCCCAAGACGCCGGGTCACCTCCTGCGACGGAACTACGTCGAGAACACGGGGACTCCGGCGCTGCTCGCCCTCTACCAGAACACGACGGGCGAGGCGAAAGAGGAGGCGCTGGCGTACGCCCAGGCCATCGGCTGCACCCGCGCCGGCGTCGTCGAGACGACGTTCCAAGAGGAAGTCGAGACCGACCTGTTCGGCGAACAGGCCATCCTCTGTGGCGGCGTCACCTCGCTGATCAAGAAGGGCTACGAGACGCTGGTCGACGCGGGCTACAGCCCCGAGATGGCGTACTTCGAGTGTCTCAACGAACTGAAACTGATCGTCGACCTGATGTACGAGGGCGGCATGTCGGGGATGTGGAACTCGGTCTCCGACACTGCCGAGTACGGCGGCCTCGCCGTCGGCCCCGAGATCGTCGGCGAGGGTGTCCGCGAGAACATGGACGAAGCGCTGGAACAGGTCCAGAACGGCGAGTTCGCTCGCGAGTGGATCGCCGAGAACCAGGCGGGGCGCCCGTCCTACACCCAGCTGCACCGTGCCGACCGGAACCACGAGATCGAGGACGTCGGCGCTCGCCTGCGCGCGCTGTTCTCCTGGGCGGACGAGGAGTCCGCCGAGGAGGCAGAGGCCCCGGCCGATGACTGACCGCATGGACGAGGCTGACACGACGCCGGACGCGGGCGACGCCCCCGCGGAGACACATCGCCGTGGACCGGCCGACGACCGCCCGGCGGTCGCCGACGGGGGCGATGAGGGTGCCTCCGACGAAACGTCCGCGTCCGCGGACCGCATGCGGGACGTATCGCACGCGCCGCCACACGGCGACGGCACGAACGACGTCTGGTCGCGCGGCGACGCGGCCGGCGATCGGAACGAACCGACCCGGACCGATGAGTGAGGGCACACTCTACGACAAGGTGTGGGACCGACACAAGGTAGCGGACCTGCCCAACGGGCAGGACCAACTGTTCATCGGCCTGCATCTCATCCACGAGGTGACGAGTCCACAACCGTTCTCGGAACTGCGCGAGCGGGGAATCGAGGTGCCGTACCCGGAGCGCAACGTCGCGACGGTCGACCACATCGTCCCGACGCGGCCCGAGGGCCGTGAGCGACCGCTGGCCGACGAGTCCGCCGAGGGCATGCTCACGGCGCTGGAGCGCAACACGTCGGAGACGGGGATCCAGTTCTACGGCCTCGACTCCGAGAAACAGGGGATCACCCACGTCGTCGCACCCGAACTGGGCCTGACCCAGCCGGGGATGACCGTGGTCTGTGGCGACTCCCACACCGCCACCCACGGCGCCTTCGGTGCCATCGCCTTCGGCATCGGGACGAGCCAGGTTCGGGACGTCCTTGCCTCGCAGTGTATCGCCGCCGACAAGGCCGAGGTTCGACGGATCGAGGTCGACGGGACGCTCGGTCCGGGCGTCCACTCGAAGGACCTGATCCTGAAGATCATCGCCGAACTCGGCGTCGATGGTGGCGTCGGCTACGTCTACGAGTACGGCGGCGAGGCGGTGCGTGACCTCTCGATGGAGGAACGGCTCGCGGTCTGTAACATGTCCATCGAGGGTGGCGCCCGCGCGGGCTACATCAACCCCGACGAGACCACCTACGAGTTCCTGCGTGGCCGCGAGTTCGCCCCCGAGGGGGGCGCCTTCGAGGAGCGCAAGGCGTACTGGGAGTCGGTCGCGAGCGACGCTGACGCCGAGTACGACGACGTGGTCCACCTGGACGCCGACGGGTTGGAGCCGATGGTCACTTGGGGGACGAACCCCGGACAGGCCGTCGGGGTCTCCGATCCGGTGCCGGCGCCCGCGGACCTGCCCGAGGGCGAACGCGAGGCCGCCCGGACCGCCCAGGACCACACGGGCGTCACACCGGGCGAGCCGATGGCCGGCTACGACATCGACGTCGCGTTC
This window encodes:
- the ilvC gene encoding ketol-acid reductoisomerase; translation: MSETEFTVPVYYDDDANRDAIDGKTVAVLGYGSQGHAHAQNLSDSGVDVVVGLRKSSDSWAQAENDGLRVATPDDAAAEADIVSMLVPDTVQPAVFEAISDGMETGDTLQFAHGFNIHYNQIQPPEGVDVTMIAPKTPGHLLRRNYVENTGTPALLALYQNTTGEAKEEALAYAQAIGCTRAGVVETTFQEEVETDLFGEQAILCGGVTSLIKKGYETLVDAGYSPEMAYFECLNELKLIVDLMYEGGMSGMWNSVSDTAEYGGLAVGPEIVGEGVRENMDEALEQVQNGEFAREWIAENQAGRPSYTQLHRADRNHEIEDVGARLRALFSWADEESAEEAEAPADD
- the leuC gene encoding 3-isopropylmalate dehydratase large subunit yields the protein MSEGTLYDKVWDRHKVADLPNGQDQLFIGLHLIHEVTSPQPFSELRERGIEVPYPERNVATVDHIVPTRPEGRERPLADESAEGMLTALERNTSETGIQFYGLDSEKQGITHVVAPELGLTQPGMTVVCGDSHTATHGAFGAIAFGIGTSQVRDVLASQCIAADKAEVRRIEVDGTLGPGVHSKDLILKIIAELGVDGGVGYVYEYGGEAVRDLSMEERLAVCNMSIEGGARAGYINPDETTYEFLRGREFAPEGGAFEERKAYWESVASDADAEYDDVVHLDADGLEPMVTWGTNPGQAVGVSDPVPAPADLPEGEREAARTAQDHTGVTPGEPMAGYDIDVAFLGTCTNGRASDFREAAAVLEGREVHDEVRALAVPGSQTVKSTLEAEGVDDVFRAAGFDWREAGCSMCLAMNDDSLEGDERCASSSNRNYVGRQGSKDGRTVLMSPAMVAAAAVKGEVTDVRDMEVGA